The sequence GGATGACGGAGGCAGTGATTGTTTCGACAAGCGGCGATTCATCTCATGAGCTAGTAACAATCGAGTGGCCAAGAATTCCGTTGATTCGGGCCGATCGATGGAGTCGACGAACTGAATCGCGGTGGAGGGTTCAAACTCAACGGGCTCTCTCATCAAGGCGAGCGCCGTCCAAGCCGTCGTTGTCGCCGTGGTCTCTTTCGTCGGTCGGCGCTGAGCAGGAAGTTGTCCGCACGCACGCCACGATCCGTCGGCGGATTGTTCTTCAAGAAGCTTCTCTGCAAAACGCAATCGCCAATCGGTGCCGCCCGGAGCAGAGGATGCATTCGTTCGAGGGATCGCCAGCAATAGTTGCGTCATCGTGTCGATGTTCGCTGCCATCGTCGCCGACTGGTCCAGATTCGCCTTTTGCTCCGGTTTGACAAAGTTGACGACATCGGTGGACCAGCGTTCCCAGTCATCGAGCTGGTCGGAAACGGCGATCGAATCGGTTCGCCGAGCGGCTTCGTGACTCCAAATCAGCGTCGGGATTTGATGGCATGAAACACACCCACGCTTTTCAATCCACCGTTCACCGGCCTGCTGAACATATTGCAATCCACGTTGGATCGAACGCGCGGCGTCCTGCGACCACGCAGGTTGGCCAGCCAACGCCACTCCGCCGATCCAAATCAAAGCACTCGTCGCGGCAACGCGAGATCGGAAAGTCATGGAAAGTGCCTTCGGGGAGAAACGATCGCGGATACCGCTATCCTATCCTGATCGCATCAGTCGATCTCGATCAGGCTTCGAGAATCTCAGTGATCTTTTCCGTTGGACGGCCAATCGCGGCTTTTCCGTTGTGGATCACGATCGGACGTTCGATCAACTTGGGGTTCTCCACCATCGTGGCGATCCACTGTTGGTCGGTCAGCGTTTGCTCACCCAAGTTCAGTTCTTTGAACAACGCTTCTTTCTTGCGGACCAAGTCTTTCGCGGGGATGCCCAGTAACTTCACGATCTCGGCGAGTTCTTTCTTCGTCGGCGGCGTGTCCAAGTACTTGATGACTTCTGGTTCGACACCACGTTCCTCCAGCAGTTGCAAAGCCTGACGTGACTTCGTGCATCTTGGGTTGTGATAGATCTTGGTCATGTTGCGGTCGAGTTGAGAATGGAGTACGAGGGCGGTCGAGTTGGAGCAAGCTGTGTGAATATCTGAGACGCCCGGGCGGGATCATTCAATCCCGGTTGTAGAGCACCGGTGTTTTGCCTTTCCAGCGGTTCCATGTTTCGTCGTCGGAGATCAACTCGGCCATTAGGTGAGCGACATTGATACGGCTTGATTTTCCAGAGTTGAAAAGCGGGCTGCGAACCGGCGAAGGTTCAAGGTCGTATTCGGTGACTTCGTCCGCATCGTGCAGCGAGTCCGGACGAATGATGGACCATTCAATGTCGGGGTCACCTTCTTCGATTTGAGTTTGCAGAAACTCAGTCGCTCGTTCGTTGTCGACGTGAGGTGGAACCAACGTTCGCAGCAATGCGAACGCGCATCGTTCTGCAATCGAATGTGTTTCGTTCAAACGATGATTTTTGACTCCCGACGAGCTCATCAGCACGAAGCGAACCGGCTTGGGGGCGGAGGATTTCTGAGCCGCCTTGCACAACCGTTCGGCCGCATTCGTGACCAACCGGCGCGGTTGGCCGTACATGCCTTTCATTGTCAGGTTGTGACCCAAGCACGATGCGATGGCATGGCAACCGTCGACCTGAGCGATCAGTTGCTGGTCGGTAAGATCGAGCAGATTTCCCTCGGTGACCGTGCAGGCGGCTTCGTCGAAATCGCCCAGCATTTCACGAAGGCGCGAGATAGATCGAACCACAGTCACCACGTGGTGCCCGCGTTTGAGCAGTTGCTGAATCAATAAATGACCTGTTTGACCGGTTCCTCCGGCCACGAAAACCTTCGACATCACAATTTCCAAAAAGACATGTTGGCCAAGCAAAGTTCCAATGCGAATCGGCGGATGGAAACTATTGCGTTAGCGATTCGCTTGCGAGCCATGGCAACGGACGAGGCAGATGCCTGCATTCGAACGGCAGGGGGCCCGTCGGCGAGACAAGTCCTGGTGCTTGGAGCGAACACCAACGAAATCGCCAGAACGGCAAGCATCGAGAATGATTTCATCGGTGGGCGAATCGTCTGCGTCAAAAGGAAACGTGCATGGCTGTGGGCATCTTGGATGCTCATGATCGGCCATGCGGTGCAGACTCATCAAGGGGAAAGGACCGGCGCGAAGGCCAGCCGTCTTCCAAGCACTCTACTGCGGACTATTCGTCCGTCGGCGATTCGGAGTCTTCTGGACTCGCGTCTTCGGAAGCCGCTGGTTTCACATCAATCCGGTACGCCTTCGCGATCGCTTGTCGGCTGTAGTCGATTGATTCGCCCAGAATTCGTGCGGACTCTTGGCTGGCATGGAATCCCTTGCTGTTTTCGCTGGCAATGTAGTCCAGACGCCACATCGCTTTGCGTTGCAAGTCACGAATCGGTTTGAGTTGTTCTTCGGTTGCACCGGCTTCTTGGACTTCGATGATCGCGTCCAGCATTTCGGTCATCGCGTTGGCAGCGCGATCGATCAGGGCTCGCGTTCGGTCTTGGATCACATCGACGCGAGCTTTGATTTCGGCCTCGGGAACCTTGTGGCAGGTTTGGCAGGCCTTGTTGATGTTCATCATCGGGCTGCGAACCCAGTGACTGCTGACCTTGGTCGCACCGACCTTTTCGAACGGCATGTGGCAATCGCTGCAACTGACGCCGGCTCGAGCGTGAATGCCTTGGCTCCAAAGTTCGAACTCAGGGTGTTGAGCTTTGTAGACTTTGGTGCCGGTGGTTTTGTGAACGTAGTCGTAGAACTCTCCGCCATCGGGGAACGTGGTAGCGTCCCATTCGGCCTCGAGGTTTTCCATCTTCAGCCCGTTGCTCCAGGGGTAAGTCAACGTCATCTTGTTCGCACAGTAGTACTCGACATGGCACTGGCCGCAGACAAACGATCGCATTTCCTGGCGAGTCGCCATTGTGTTCGGGTCGTAGTCGCCTTTCTTGCCGCTATCACGCCAGGACTGGATGCTGGGCAGGTGTGGAACTTCAGCGTCGCTCTTGGCAAGTTTGTCGATGCCCAAGATGAATCCGGGGCGAGTGACTCGAATCGACATCGTCTCGGGGTCGTGGCAATCCACGCATGAAACCGGATGGGCACCACCGACATGGGGATCGCCGCTGGCGGCGTCAAATCCATCGGGAGTCTTTTCGATTTCCGCATGAATTTCTTCGTACTTCTTGGTGCTGACCGATCGGAAGCCGGCCAAGACCGCCTCCTGTTGAAAGCCATCGGCCAGTGATTTCGCGTCGGCCGGTTTGCCTTGTTCTTCCAATCCGATTCGTCGGTACGTGGCGGCGATGGACGCGTGGCAATGCAAGCAAGCACCGGATTGTTGAACGTCGGTCACTCGCTTGGTGACTTCTTGGTCAGCCAACATGTGAGCGTGACCGCGTGCTTCGCGATAATCGATGCTGAAGGCATAGCCAGCAAACAATCGTTTCAGCCAAGGCGATTCTTCCAGCTTGCTGGGTGGCAGAGCGTGGTTGCCGCCGAAGTCGGTGTAATCGTCGTTGACCGTTTTCAGGTAGTCCTCGTATTGCTGCGGGAAGTTCAGGCCCCAGGGTTCTGGGTCGGTGCTGATTTCAGTGACGTCGACCACCTTGGTGAACGGAGCCCTGGCCTCTTGCTTGCGTTCAAAGATGTTGACCAGCAACGCGACAACGCCGAACGTTGCGAAAGCGGTCAGTGCGGTCAATAGAATCAGCCATCCGAAGCTGCGTGGTTGCTGATCGGACATGACAAACCTTTGCGAACGAAGATTGAAAGAAGAGGTCGAATAGGAAGAACGTCAAAGAACGAGGTCGACACCAAGAACGGTGTCAACGCGGATGCATCCAGTCCACTTTGCCGTGGCCCGCATGGCCAACGTCGGCATGGCAATGGACGCAGTTCTGCATGTCACCTTGCGAGGTCGCCGGCAACAACGCATGCACAAAATCACGATGGCAGTCCACGCAAGTGCTCTGAGTGACTCGGCGGTTGCGTGGTTTGATTTCGATCGGATCGGAATAGCCACCCAAGGTGAATGCCAAGGAGTGGAAGAATCCATTGTCGCCTTTGACGACCCACTTGCCGATTTTGTCGTGCGGCAGGTGGCAATCGTTGCAAACGGCAACATGGTGGTGAGAACTCTGCTGCCAAGAATCAAAGTGCGATTGCATCACGTGACAATTGACGCACGTCTCGGGTTTGTTGCTCAGGTAGCTGGCACCTTTGCCGTAACCGAAAGTGAACGTGCCGATACCGGCGAGCAGTCCCAGTACCAAACAAAAGGCAAACGTTGCTTTTGAATTCCGGGTTTTCGCGGAGTTCTTGATCGGCATCGGTTCCGATGGATCGCCGGTGGCAGATCGCATGATGATCCATTCCTTTCGCGTGACCCAAGCCAGGTCAGAGATGACTCGCTTGGTGGGGTGGAATGTAACAACTTGCACGTGCGTGTGCACCTTTTGGATGACCAAATTGTGCTTTGTTGTCAGAACTTCATTGGTCTCTATACGATGTGATCGGACACTTGCGATGCGGGTGTGCTTATCTGCTCAGTTTCTATGTTGATGTGTGACTCTACGGCACGCTCTCGTAACCATCCGGTGCGCGGAGGAGCTTATTATGCGTATGGACTCGTCGCGTGGTCTGCCCCTGCGGATCGACGAGCTCGCCGCCGGCCTCGCACCATCCCAGTATCCCCGGTCGATAGTTGCGAGCTTGAATTCCGTTGTGGAGGCATCGTTGAGCGAAAAGCAAGCTTCGACCTCCGACGGTGCAGGACGCAATCACCGTTCGGTTTTTGAGTTCGTCCCGCTGCGACCAAAATTCGTCCATCGAAATGGCACCGGGGATTTGAGAAACATCTCGCTCGGATTGTGAACGGACATCCACCAGGACGAATGACTCGTCATCCCGTTCTAGCAAGCCTCGCAGTTCCTTGGTCGAGATATCTTCGACTCGGCTTCGCCTGACGAATGGAGCGATCCAATTGAGCCAGCGAACAAATTGTTTGGACAGCCAAACCATGCGTGTTTCCTAACGAGGCGAAGTGCCAACCAAACGGTCGTGAGCGAGGGGATACATTGTTGGCGGATCGACGAACTGGATGAACCTGAAAAAAGTCCAGATTTGGCGTTTGACTCTCCCGTTGGAGGAGGCCGTAGGATGGCGGACATGTTCAGCATAGGCGAATTTTCCAAGGTGACCGGGCTGACGATCAAGTCACTCCGGTTTTATCACGAGCAAGGTGTTTTGACGCCAAGTCGTGTCGAAGCTGGGAGCGGGTACCGTTACTACTCGGAATCACAGATCGACACCGCGCGGGTGATTGCACAGCTTCGTGAGTTGGATTTCTCCGTGGCTGATGTTCGAGAGATATTGAGCAACCACAGTGACGACGCCGACATCGTCGAACGCTTGAAGTCCCAACGGGCTGTGATCAAAGAGCGGATGAAAAAAGATCGTGGCATTGCCGGGTTGCTCGATCAAATCATTGTCCATGAAACCGAGGCAACCAAAACGATGAGCCAGACCAACTATGCCGTCGAGGAAAAGAACGTCGACCCTTGTTTGATCGCAAGCATTCGCATGAAAGGAGCCTACAGCGAATGCGGCAAAGGATTCGCGAAAATTGGCCGGCGACTGGGGCGATTCATCAATGGCAAACCCATGTTGTTGCACCACGACACCGAATACAAAGAAGGGGACGCTGATTTCGAGGCGTGCATGCCGGTCAAAGGAGGCGAGTCGAACGACGAAATCACCGTCAAAGAATTGCCTGGCGGACGAGTCCTGTCGTTGATGCATTTAGGACCCTACGAGGAGATCGGTCGGTCCTACGAAAAGATCATGAAGCACGCGAAAGCACAGTCATTGAACTATGACGTGCCGACGCGGGAGATTTACCACAAAGGACCCGGCATGATTTTCAAAGGCAACCCGAAGAAGTACCTCACCGAAATCGTTTTTCTAATTTCGGATGACGTTTCCTGAAGTTCGCTGGTCCATCATCCAGACTGTTTTAAACACCATCTGAGGTCTCATCATGAGCGATGCCATTTCCATGTTCCTTTCCGCTCCGACCTACGCCGTCGCGGGGGCTTCTGCTCGCCAGCACAAGTATGGCAACAAGGTCTTCCGGGCCCTGATCGGATCTGGACGAAACGCGTACCCTCTCAATCCGATCACGGAAGAAATCGAGGGGCATCAGGCGTACCCGCGGATTCAGGATTTGCCGACGGTGCCCGAGGCGGTTTCGATCATCACCCCGCCCGAGGTGACTCGCAAAGTGGTCGCGGACGCGATCGAAGCGGGCGTGAAGCACCTGTGGATGCAACCCGGTGCGGAGCATGAGGAAGCCAGCCAGGCAGCACGGGAGGCGGGGCTAACCGTGATCGACGACGGCAGTTGCATCTTGGTGCTGCTCGCTCGCGAATGAGATGCAACGGCCGGTTGACGTCTGGGAGATGGAAACGGAACGTCGCTGGCTATTTCTCGACAGAGTAGCCCGCGTTTTTCCAGGCACTCATGCTGCCGGGCACATTGTGAACTCGCTGGAAACCGTTTCGTTGCAACACGCTCGCAGCGATGCTCGCTCTGTACCCACTGCCGCAATAAACCGCGACGGGCTCGTCTCGGTTCAGGTCCAACTCGCCGTTGACGCCATCTCTCATGTCAGCAACGTAGTGGTGTTTCGCTCCTGAAATTCGATTGGATTCGAACTCGGAAGACGCACGAACGTCGAGGATCTGAAACTCACTCTGGTGTTCGTTCAGATCGTGAACGGTGAGTTGTGGCGTGGTCGACAACGGCAGTCCAGCATTGTCCCAGGCTTTCATACCACCGACGAGATAGCCTTCGAAGCGATGCAATCCGACGACCGCAAAATGCCACGCGACCCAGTCCAATTGGGTTTCGTCATCCACGACGAGCAGGATTGGCCGATCGTAGTCGAGCATGTCGCCGGCCCAGACCGATAGTTCAGGTCGGTCACCCAAGTTGATTGCACCCTCGATGTGGCCTCCACCAAACGCGAGCATTTGACGTGTGTCGACGAGTTGTGCTTGGCCAGTCTGAATGGCTTCTTGGAATGGCTTCGGAGGCAGGCCCGGAACGACGGGGGCGTGACCAATCAGATCGGGACCCTCGGCATTGATCTTCTTCAGAATCGGATAGTGCTGGGGCACCGGCGGGGCACCCTCGGTGACGAACTTTGCGAACTCGTCGAAGTCTTCGTGCTGCAAGAACGCATTGCTTTTCCGTTCCTGGCCAATGGTCGTCATCGGTCGTTCACCGATGCTGGCTCCACACGCCGAACCGGCACCATGACATGGGTAAACGATGACGTCATCGGCGAGTTTTAAGTAATAATCACGAAGCGTTGAGAACAGTTGCTTGGTGAGTTCTTCGGTTTCCTCTTCCCACAGCAAATCCGGACGGCCAGCGGATCCGACGAAGAGCGAGTCACCACTGAGCACACCCCATGGTTCGTTTGGCGAATCGGAATCAGCCAGCTCGTACGACAAATGTTCGGGGGTGTGACCAGGCGTGTGTCGGGCGGTGATCTTTGTGGATCCGAATTCAAACGAATCTCCGTCCTTGATTTTTTGAACGTCGAATCCGTAGCTGGCATCGCCTTCGCCGCTCGCGAAAATCTTTGCGTTGCCGACTCTGGACTGCAGTTCGCGCGAACCGCTCATGAAGTCCGCGTGGATGTGGGTCTCAAAGATGTGCGTGATTGCGACGCCGTGTTGACGGCTGAGACGGACGTAAGTCTCGACGTTGGGTTGTGGGTCGATGACCGCCGCGGTTCCGGTGCTGTCATCGCCGATCAAGTAGGACAGTTGCGAGATTCCTCCCGTTTGAATGCTCTCAAAAATCATGGTCATCGGACTCACCTGGATGTCTGGAAAAAAGTGTCAGTGGAATCGGTCCAGCGAGGTTCGTCGTGGAACCTCGCTGGGTTCCGTTGCCGCAAATGAGCGACCGCGGTTCGAGTTCCCAAGGGATTAATTCGCGGCAGCTTGGGTGCGGTTGTTGACGTATTGCTTCACGAATTGTTCCAGCTCGGGTTTGTCGCATTCGAAGCCCATCTCTTTGGCTTTCTCGAGTGCTTGTTCGCCCGAGATGCCTTGTTCCACCGCGGTGTGCATCATCATCATCGCTCCGGCCCGCTTGCCGCTTTTGCAGTGAGCAAAGGTCGGTTTCGGCAGAGACTCGTATTGCTCTCGAAACTGATCAACCTTGTTTTCATCCATTCCGTCCATCGAGACCGGGACATGCAAGTACTTCAATCCGGTGGATTGGACGAGTTCGCCTTCCGCATCCGGAGACATTGGCTGCTCGTCTTCTCCTTCGGTCCGGAAGTTGATGACGGAGCGAAAACCTTCGTCAGGCAATGACTTCAGTTCGTCCTGGCTTGGTTGTGGGCCGACGGTGAGTTGATCGTTGAATTTCATTCGGTTTGACATGGGGGACTCCGCTTCTGGTGATGTGATTCGTTTTAAAAATGGACGTCCCCATCAACGAGCAATTGACGTTCCAGATCTGTGACAGAGCCGGACAGTGGTGTGACAAGTCGCTCACATCTGAACCATTGATTGGTGAAAAACCGGGTTGTTCGCTTTGGCATCAAGATTGCAATTCTGAAGCTGGATCACCGCTGCGAGCGATCAAGCGTTGCTATCCGTCAGTTGGGATCGCTTTTGAAAACGAGGAGTTGATGTCATGCGCAATGTTTTGCTAGCAGTTGATGGTTCGAGACCATCCGAGGAAGCTGCCAAGTTTCTCGCACGCTTACCCCATTTCGATCCCGTCGAGCTGACTTTGGTTTCGGTCGTGCATCGAAGATTTGTTCACGCAAGCTATTCGACCAACGAACTGGTCGAAAAAGCGTATGAGCAGGATTGCTTGACTACACAGGCCAGTCTTCAGCGTATCGCAGGCATATTTGATGGTGCGAACGTTCACGTGAAGACGGAACTGATTGAAGGAGCGGTCGGTGAATCCATTGTGCAAAAAGCCAAGGACATCAAAGCAGATTTGGTGGTGGTGGGTGCAACCGGGCATTCGCAGATCAGTCGAATGCTACTGGGCAGTACAAGCGATTTTGTTGCCACGCATGCTCCCTGCAGCGTCTTGGTGGTTCGGTCACAAATGTTGCCTCAGAAATCGGCTCCGCTGAAAGTGTGCTTGGGCTACGAGGGCACTGGTCCCTGCCAAGCTGCCCTGGAGGAACTGATGGAAAGTCCTTGGCGTGGGCAGACGGAATTGAATGTGGTTCTGGTGGCGAACTGCTTGAACGAAATGTACGCCGATTCGAAATGCGTGCAGTACTACAAGGACGAGCTGTCCCATGCGAAAGAGCAGCTGGAAGAAGTGTCCGATCACGTGACCACTCACTTCTTGGAAGATGTTCACTACGGTGAAGGCATCACCCGATTCGTCGAGTCGCACGACATCAATCTGGTCGTGCTTGGTGAAACACCTCGTTCGCAGTTCAGCAGGTTCTTGTTGGGAAGTACTTCGCAGTACGTGCTGCGTCATGTGCCATGCAGCGTCTGGATCACTCGCAATCGCATGATTGAAGGCCTGAAGCGTTCGGAAACAACGTCGGCGGTGCAACGGCAGTGAAAGGAAGCCAGCAGACTGTTGAAGGAACGTTGGTCAAACCCAGTTGCTGATCGCTTTGCCAATGAAGTACGCGATTGCGGCAGCCGAGCCTCCCAGGGCCAACGTTTCTAGGCCTGAGAACAGCCATGACTGGGCGATGAATCGCGACTTGACTGCTCCCACAAGAAAGAATGCCGCGGCAGTCAGGATCGTGCTTTGCAGATAGGTGCCGTGATCCAACGTGTCGCCAACGCCGCCCGTGATCGCGGCGAAAACGAACGGGAACAAGGGTAGGAATCCAAGGATCAGAAACGCGACAAACGTCGTTGCGGCAGCCACCAACGGCGATTTCGCGGACAGACTCAGTCCAAGTTCGTCGGTCAACATCACGCGTACCCAACGCTCTTTGTCTTGGGTAATGATCGTGACCGCTCGTTCCAGATCATCGCCTTCGAATCCCTTGCGATTCATGATCTGGCGAATCTCTTCTCTTTCCCCGGATGGATAGGTGTCGATCTCGTGTTCTTCGCGAGCTCGCATCTTTTCAAATTGTTGACGTTCGACTCGCGTGCCCGAGAAGTTGCTGGCCGCCATGCTGAAGCCGTCGCCCACCAAGTTCGCCAAACCCAGGACGATCACGATCGAAGGTGAC is a genomic window of Rhodopirellula bahusiensis containing:
- a CDS encoding universal stress protein is translated as MRNVLLAVDGSRPSEEAAKFLARLPHFDPVELTLVSVVHRRFVHASYSTNELVEKAYEQDCLTTQASLQRIAGIFDGANVHVKTELIEGAVGESIVQKAKDIKADLVVVGATGHSQISRMLLGSTSDFVATHAPCSVLVVRSQMLPQKSAPLKVCLGYEGTGPCQAALEELMESPWRGQTELNVVLVANCLNEMYADSKCVQYYKDELSHAKEQLEEVSDHVTTHFLEDVHYGEGITRFVESHDINLVVLGETPRSQFSRFLLGSTSQYVLRHVPCSVWITRNRMIEGLKRSETTSAVQRQ
- the arsC gene encoding arsenate reductase (glutaredoxin) (This arsenate reductase requires both glutathione and glutaredoxin to convert arsenate to arsenite, after which the efflux transporter formed by ArsA and ArsB can extrude the arsenite from the cell, providing resistance.) codes for the protein MTKIYHNPRCTKSRQALQLLEERGVEPEVIKYLDTPPTKKELAEIVKLLGIPAKDLVRKKEALFKELNLGEQTLTDQQWIATMVENPKLIERPIVIHNGKAAIGRPTEKITEILEA
- a CDS encoding MBL fold metallo-hydrolase — translated: MIFESIQTGGISQLSYLIGDDSTGTAAVIDPQPNVETYVRLSRQHGVAITHIFETHIHADFMSGSRELQSRVGNAKIFASGEGDASYGFDVQKIKDGDSFEFGSTKITARHTPGHTPEHLSYELADSDSPNEPWGVLSGDSLFVGSAGRPDLLWEEETEELTKQLFSTLRDYYLKLADDVIVYPCHGAGSACGASIGERPMTTIGQERKSNAFLQHEDFDEFAKFVTEGAPPVPQHYPILKKINAEGPDLIGHAPVVPGLPPKPFQEAIQTGQAQLVDTRQMLAFGGGHIEGAINLGDRPELSVWAGDMLDYDRPILLVVDDETQLDWVAWHFAVVGLHRFEGYLVGGMKAWDNAGLPLSTTPQLTVHDLNEHQSEFQILDVRASSEFESNRISGAKHHYVADMRDGVNGELDLNRDEPVAVYCGSGYRASIAASVLQRNGFQRVHNVPGSMSAWKNAGYSVEK
- a CDS encoding beta-lactamase hydrolase domain-containing protein, with the protein product MSNRMKFNDQLTVGPQPSQDELKSLPDEGFRSVINFRTEGEDEQPMSPDAEGELVQSTGLKYLHVPVSMDGMDENKVDQFREQYESLPKPTFAHCKSGKRAGAMMMMHTAVEQGISGEQALEKAKEMGFECDKPELEQFVKQYVNNRTQAAAN
- the nrfH gene encoding cytochrome c nitrite reductase small subunit; the protein is MRSATGDPSEPMPIKNSAKTRNSKATFAFCLVLGLLAGIGTFTFGYGKGASYLSNKPETCVNCHVMQSHFDSWQQSSHHHVAVCNDCHLPHDKIGKWVVKGDNGFFHSLAFTLGGYSDPIEIKPRNRRVTQSTCVDCHRDFVHALLPATSQGDMQNCVHCHADVGHAGHGKVDWMHPR
- a CDS encoding ammonia-forming cytochrome c nitrite reductase subunit c552 — its product is MSDQQPRSFGWLILLTALTAFATFGVVALLVNIFERKQEARAPFTKVVDVTEISTDPEPWGLNFPQQYEDYLKTVNDDYTDFGGNHALPPSKLEESPWLKRLFAGYAFSIDYREARGHAHMLADQEVTKRVTDVQQSGACLHCHASIAATYRRIGLEEQGKPADAKSLADGFQQEAVLAGFRSVSTKKYEEIHAEIEKTPDGFDAASGDPHVGGAHPVSCVDCHDPETMSIRVTRPGFILGIDKLAKSDAEVPHLPSIQSWRDSGKKGDYDPNTMATRQEMRSFVCGQCHVEYYCANKMTLTYPWSNGLKMENLEAEWDATTFPDGGEFYDYVHKTTGTKVYKAQHPEFELWSQGIHARAGVSCSDCHMPFEKVGATKVSSHWVRSPMMNINKACQTCHKVPEAEIKARVDVIQDRTRALIDRAANAMTEMLDAIIEVQEAGATEEQLKPIRDLQRKAMWRLDYIASENSKGFHASQESARILGESIDYSRQAIAKAYRIDVKPAASEDASPEDSESPTDE
- a CDS encoding prenyltransferase/squalene oxidase repeat-containing protein; the protein is MTFRSRVAATSALIWIGGVALAGQPAWSQDAARSIQRGLQYVQQAGERWIEKRGCVSCHQIPTLIWSHEAARRTDSIAVSDQLDDWERWSTDVVNFVKPEQKANLDQSATMAANIDTMTQLLLAIPRTNASSAPGGTDWRLRFAEKLLEEQSADGSWRACGQLPAQRRPTKETTATTTAWTALALMREPVEFEPSTAIQFVDSIDRPESTEFLATRLLLAHEMNRRLSKQSLPPSSSQRWRSALLDHQNDDGGWGWKLADTSDALGTGYALHALAMTGADSNVLDRAVKYLVATQEPSGRWKVPGTKASAKGKATPTANDWGSAWAVIALSTNAKQSTSVKHGQ
- a CDS encoding MerR family transcriptional regulator, which gives rise to MFSIGEFSKVTGLTIKSLRFYHEQGVLTPSRVEAGSGYRYYSESQIDTARVIAQLRELDFSVADVREILSNHSDDADIVERLKSQRAVIKERMKKDRGIAGLLDQIIVHETEATKTMSQTNYAVEEKNVDPCLIASIRMKGAYSECGKGFAKIGRRLGRFINGKPMLLHHDTEYKEGDADFEACMPVKGGESNDEITVKELPGGRVLSLMHLGPYEEIGRSYEKIMKHAKAQSLNYDVPTREIYHKGPGMIFKGNPKKYLTEIVFLISDDVS
- a CDS encoding rhodanese-like domain-containing protein, translated to MVWLSKQFVRWLNWIAPFVRRSRVEDISTKELRGLLERDDESFVLVDVRSQSERDVSQIPGAISMDEFWSQRDELKNRTVIASCTVGGRSLLFAQRCLHNGIQARNYRPGILGWCEAGGELVDPQGQTTRRVHTHNKLLRAPDGYESVP
- a CDS encoding CoA-binding protein — translated: MSDAISMFLSAPTYAVAGASARQHKYGNKVFRALIGSGRNAYPLNPITEEIEGHQAYPRIQDLPTVPEAVSIITPPEVTRKVVADAIEAGVKHLWMQPGAEHEEASQAAREAGLTVIDDGSCILVLLARE
- a CDS encoding NAD(P)-dependent oxidoreductase, whose translation is MSKVFVAGGTGQTGHLLIQQLLKRGHHVVTVVRSISRLREMLGDFDEAACTVTEGNLLDLTDQQLIAQVDGCHAIASCLGHNLTMKGMYGQPRRLVTNAAERLCKAAQKSSAPKPVRFVLMSSSGVKNHRLNETHSIAERCAFALLRTLVPPHVDNERATEFLQTQIEEGDPDIEWSIIRPDSLHDADEVTEYDLEPSPVRSPLFNSGKSSRINVAHLMAELISDDETWNRWKGKTPVLYNRD
- a CDS encoding VIT1/CCC1 transporter family protein, which encodes MIFDTRAKKEDAPDSKTLAAEHTREAIGRRLDEGLRPDYLPDFVYGAIDGTVTTFAVVSGVAGASLSPSIVIVLGLANLVGDGFSMAASNFSGTRVERQQFEKMRAREEHEIDTYPSGEREEIRQIMNRKGFEGDDLERAVTIITQDKERWVRVMLTDELGLSLSAKSPLVAAATTFVAFLILGFLPLFPFVFAAITGGVGDTLDHGTYLQSTILTAAAFFLVGAVKSRFIAQSWLFSGLETLALGGSAAAIAYFIGKAISNWV